In the genome of Hyphomonas sp. Mor2, one region contains:
- a CDS encoding alpha/beta hydrolase — protein MNKAVGRMNAQGLTLATSSFGDPAAPPVIFAHGGGQTRHAWKDAAKTLAFEGYFSTVLDLRGHGDSDWAADGDYSLEAIARDLIDIAGQLAGAGTRPHLVGASLGGLAAIVAAGMLARDAFMSVTLVDIAPNMDAAGVAKVVGFMGAHIEEGFESLEQAADVIAKYLPHRPRPNDLEGLRKNLRQGEDGRWRWHWDPAFITGVMKRSAVTRTSDLEQAVRDICVPLHLIRGRMSELVSEDSVTAFRALAPDAHFTDVAGARHMVAGDRNDVFTDAVAAFLRQVGEEAPV, from the coding sequence GTGAACAAGGCTGTCGGACGAATGAACGCACAAGGGCTCACATTGGCCACGAGCTCGTTTGGTGATCCTGCAGCGCCCCCGGTAATTTTCGCGCATGGTGGCGGGCAAACCCGGCACGCCTGGAAGGACGCTGCGAAAACGCTCGCATTTGAGGGCTATTTCTCGACGGTGCTGGACCTTCGCGGACATGGCGATAGCGATTGGGCCGCTGACGGGGACTACTCGCTAGAAGCCATTGCGAGAGATTTGATTGACATTGCAGGGCAATTGGCGGGCGCGGGAACCCGGCCACACCTCGTCGGGGCCTCTCTTGGCGGGCTTGCTGCAATCGTCGCAGCTGGCATGCTGGCACGCGACGCGTTTATGTCAGTTACTCTCGTCGATATTGCGCCGAATATGGATGCGGCCGGGGTTGCCAAAGTGGTCGGTTTTATGGGCGCTCACATCGAGGAAGGTTTCGAATCGCTGGAACAGGCCGCCGATGTCATCGCAAAATATCTTCCGCATCGCCCCCGCCCAAATGACCTTGAAGGTTTGCGGAAGAATTTGCGCCAAGGGGAGGATGGGCGCTGGCGCTGGCATTGGGACCCGGCCTTCATTACGGGCGTAATGAAGCGATCGGCAGTTACGCGCACTAGCGATCTCGAACAGGCGGTAAGGGACATTTGCGTGCCGCTTCATCTCATTCGCGGGCGCATGAGTGAGCTCGTCTCAGAGGACTCTGTTACCGCCTTCCGGGCGCTCGCCCCAGATGCGCATTTTACCGATGTCGCTGGGGCGCGCCACATGGTGGCGGGAGACCGCAATGATGTGTTCACAGATGCCGTTGCGGCTTTTTTGCGTCAGGTGGGCGAGGAGGCCCCGGTATGA
- a CDS encoding AAA family ATPase translates to MKIRSIAVNQFKKFTTPMCLDDIGDGLNVIVGPNEMGKSTLLDALRAALFEKYSSKAQPITALQNDRNQAAPVVELAFEVDDGTYRIRKRFVKKPYAHLFCPDGRKLEGDEAEQTLRDLLGFDEPGKTGAKPETLGMWNVLWVQQGQSFGALDLPDSARSNLHSALESEVGEVLGGRRGRALPDAVDKQLSELVTSTGRPRGDYKELIDEVETLRSDLEGLQNRRSDLSNTMEDLEAAQGTLARLSSGAQDQKDKEELNAARSRHGELVKLESRIEAAATDVELKKRNLEQAEQALAERRAMKEQITTDAKAVEAAKEKLDEVREKNQELRKQVEGLRKDANEAEDAVTDADKTMSMARRVLTAVQREGRIRELQERYENAHEAEKKQRAAQQGAAAILVTDENIETIRDAAKKLETARSRLSAAATLVAFDMPSDRLSTLEVDGAALALGQTSVEAVEATTVTIPEYGSISVQPAIKDRDSLIAQQREANDALKAALEECGVKSVDAAEEQLAKRERLLRNAELARQEAELHAPETDDYDAGAEPLADHIVGLKAILERELSDLGIEGLPSEKEADQTLAAALESAKEARETQTTARAALGGPEDEMGRVQTELGSVKTRYDDGKERLDKLERGLAVAEDQVSDDDLEAGVTTAGKALADQQKAVSELEGQREGETLPQLEARISRLETALQERRDKRSELKEKVVGLKSHIEALEGAGLDEAIQQKAREFELADDQRQRSQREVAALSLLLSTLRSAETEAKERYLSPVLKRVRPYLQLLFPGAEIAIDENLHIVGVVRENGYEESFEHLSMGTQEQIAVLVRLAFAEMLVEQGHPATVVLDDALVFSDDRRMGRMFDILNMVGQQVQIIVLTCREQLFEGIGGRQLSLKTASGEELVSA, encoded by the coding sequence ATGAAGATTCGCTCCATCGCTGTCAATCAGTTCAAGAAGTTCACCACGCCGATGTGTCTCGACGACATTGGCGACGGCCTGAACGTCATCGTCGGCCCCAACGAAATGGGGAAGTCAACGCTGCTCGATGCGCTACGCGCTGCGCTGTTTGAGAAGTACAGCTCCAAGGCGCAGCCGATTACAGCGCTACAGAATGACAGGAATCAGGCCGCACCCGTCGTCGAACTCGCATTCGAGGTCGACGACGGGACATATCGGATCAGGAAGCGGTTCGTTAAGAAGCCCTACGCTCACCTGTTCTGCCCGGACGGACGAAAGCTGGAGGGCGATGAAGCGGAACAAACGTTGCGCGATCTTCTCGGGTTCGACGAACCCGGCAAGACGGGTGCGAAGCCCGAGACCCTCGGTATGTGGAATGTGCTCTGGGTTCAGCAAGGCCAGTCCTTTGGCGCGTTGGATCTCCCTGACAGCGCGCGCTCAAACCTTCACAGCGCACTGGAGTCGGAAGTCGGCGAGGTTCTGGGAGGCAGGCGAGGAAGGGCCTTGCCCGACGCAGTGGACAAACAGCTCTCCGAACTTGTCACGTCGACCGGCAGGCCACGCGGGGATTACAAGGAGCTGATTGACGAAGTGGAGACTCTGCGTTCCGATCTCGAAGGGCTGCAAAACCGCCGCAGTGATCTCTCCAACACTATGGAAGACCTGGAAGCCGCACAGGGGACGCTCGCGCGTCTTTCATCGGGAGCGCAAGACCAGAAGGACAAGGAGGAGCTGAACGCAGCGCGGAGCCGACATGGTGAGCTTGTCAAGCTGGAATCACGAATTGAGGCAGCGGCGACGGATGTTGAGCTGAAAAAGCGGAATCTGGAACAAGCCGAACAGGCCCTTGCCGAGCGTCGCGCTATGAAAGAACAGATCACGACCGACGCCAAGGCGGTTGAAGCGGCGAAGGAGAAGCTCGACGAGGTTCGCGAGAAAAATCAGGAGCTGAGGAAACAAGTCGAGGGGCTTCGCAAAGATGCGAATGAGGCCGAGGATGCCGTCACCGACGCGGATAAGACTATGTCGATGGCCCGCCGCGTTCTCACTGCCGTTCAACGCGAGGGCCGCATTCGTGAGCTTCAGGAGCGGTACGAGAATGCACACGAGGCCGAAAAGAAGCAAAGGGCTGCCCAACAGGGCGCAGCGGCCATTCTCGTAACTGACGAGAATATTGAAACGATACGAGATGCGGCGAAGAAATTGGAAACTGCGCGATCCCGCCTTTCTGCCGCCGCGACCCTCGTTGCGTTCGATATGCCTTCAGACCGGTTGTCCACCTTAGAGGTCGATGGTGCGGCCCTTGCGCTCGGTCAGACATCGGTGGAAGCGGTTGAAGCGACAACGGTCACCATCCCCGAATACGGCAGCATTTCTGTTCAGCCTGCGATCAAGGACCGGGATAGCCTCATCGCACAACAGCGCGAAGCGAATGACGCTCTCAAAGCCGCGCTTGAAGAGTGCGGCGTCAAATCGGTTGATGCTGCTGAGGAACAACTTGCGAAGCGCGAGAGGCTCCTGCGAAATGCGGAGCTTGCCCGGCAGGAAGCCGAGTTGCATGCGCCGGAAACGGATGACTACGACGCCGGTGCGGAGCCGCTTGCCGACCACATTGTTGGCCTGAAGGCCATTCTCGAACGGGAGCTGAGCGATCTTGGGATCGAGGGCTTGCCATCGGAGAAAGAAGCAGATCAGACCCTCGCCGCCGCTCTGGAAAGTGCGAAGGAAGCTAGGGAGACCCAGACCACCGCCCGAGCGGCCCTTGGCGGGCCGGAAGACGAGATGGGCCGTGTCCAGACTGAGTTGGGAAGTGTGAAAACACGATATGACGATGGGAAGGAACGCCTCGATAAGCTGGAGAGGGGACTGGCTGTAGCGGAAGACCAGGTTTCAGATGATGATCTTGAGGCCGGTGTGACGACCGCTGGCAAGGCGCTCGCGGACCAGCAGAAGGCTGTCTCGGAGCTTGAAGGACAGCGTGAGGGCGAGACGTTGCCGCAACTAGAAGCGCGGATTTCGCGGTTGGAAACAGCGCTCCAAGAGCGTCGCGACAAGCGTTCTGAACTGAAAGAGAAGGTGGTCGGGCTGAAGTCACACATTGAAGCTCTTGAAGGCGCTGGCCTCGACGAGGCCATTCAGCAGAAAGCACGCGAGTTTGAGTTGGCCGACGACCAGCGTCAACGCTCCCAGCGCGAGGTAGCCGCACTCTCACTGTTACTATCGACACTACGTTCAGCCGAGACAGAGGCGAAAGAGCGCTATCTTTCGCCGGTGCTGAAACGGGTTCGTCCCTACTTGCAGCTCCTGTTTCCCGGCGCAGAGATCGCGATTGACGAGAACCTGCATATCGTCGGTGTCGTCCGCGAGAACGGCTACGAAGAATCTTTCGAACACCTGAGCATGGGCACGCAGGAGCAAATCGCTGTTCTCGTTCGTCTCGCTTTTGCCGAGATGCTTGTCGAGCAAGGCCATCCCGCCACCGTCGTCCTGGATGATGCGTTGGTGTTTTCCGATGATCGGAGAATGGGCCGCATGTTCGATATCCTGAACATGGTCGGTCAGCAAGTTCAGATCATCGTACTTACGTGTCGTGAGCAACTTTTCGAGGGTATTGGCGGTCGCCAGTTGTCCTTGAAAACTGCGAGCGGCGAAGAATTGGTTTCAGCATGA
- a CDS encoding MarR family transcriptional regulator, protein MALSTRSLGFDLKGDPRIDFSFLLGEVTRLLRIAFDKEMEAIGLTRSQWHVLVYVLRLDSPTQTALAEALDIARPSVGALIDQLENSGYVSRERDAADRRVWRIVPTRLARQRAEDFAKSAERVAARAFASVEADDLAESTGVLSAIRDALKSQETDP, encoded by the coding sequence ATGGCGCTTTCGACGCGGTCACTTGGCTTTGATCTCAAAGGAGATCCCAGAATTGACTTCAGTTTTCTTCTCGGGGAAGTCACCCGTCTGTTGCGCATAGCATTTGACAAGGAAATGGAGGCCATTGGCCTTACGAGATCACAATGGCATGTGCTGGTTTATGTATTGAGACTGGATAGCCCTACGCAAACAGCGCTTGCAGAGGCGCTCGACATCGCCCGTCCTTCCGTCGGCGCGCTGATCGACCAGCTGGAAAACTCTGGCTATGTCTCACGCGAGAGAGACGCAGCCGACCGACGGGTCTGGCGCATTGTTCCAACGCGATTGGCCCGCCAGCGCGCCGAAGATTTTGCAAAATCTGCTGAGCGCGTTGCAGCGCGAGCATTTGCTTCGGTGGAGGCGGATGATCTGGCTGAGTCAACGGGCGTACTTTCGGCCATTCGTGATGCATTGAAGTCTCAAGAGACTGACCCTTAG
- a CDS encoding CusA/CzcA family heavy metal efflux RND transporter, which translates to MQNLMYRLAGGRLLAAIAALALTIGGLFAFRALPVDAFPDPSPSLVQVFTETEGLSPEEVERYVTFPVETAMSGLPSVKEVRSVSNFGLSIVNVYFKDGTDVYFARQVVGERLPEASDGIPEGFGTPKMGPISSGLGIIMYFRLVDETGEYDLTQLREIADWMIKYPLQSVEGVTEVLALGGFEKQYQVRLNPDLLIAYDLQVADVIGALESANRTTGAQFIEVGAEQYTVRGVGLARSIADLAETPVKTVDGRTVRVSELGAVEVGGAARQGLATANGEGETVAGLVLKLYGTNTSDVIERAHARFDEINAALPDGVRAVPYYDQGTLVERAASTVTTALWQGALLVAVVVFIFLGGWRPSLVVVLSIPFSVGFAFIAMSALGVSANLMSLGGVAIAIGMMVDGAIVIAENVDRRFRERREGESNRESVAIATTEVISPLIAAVAVVIIVFLPLFSLQGVEGKTFRPLAAAAALAMTGSLFYAVLVAPAMAFGFIKPLNRDMGDDGGKIASFVKPLAGYFVRTRFAAIALAVGLLVVGGLAGSRLGSEFTPALEEGDILLRVSMAPSISLTEARETSTRVERRLLRSFPEIESVVSRIGRGEVGAHADPVNSIEAFVALKPRSEWRKGLSPDDLRAELSENLGAFPGIQVNIGQPISMSVDELLTGTKAQLAVKIFGPDANVLLSGSQSLQSILQSVSGASDVQADQITGAPQLIVSVDRAALGRYGLTVEDALDTLSAAVGGAEAGALFEGVRQFPVVVRFDENRRNSPEVIGRLILKSDSGAQVPLSSVAEIREVIGPRQITRENGERFITVQLNVRGRDIGSFVSDAQRATDASLDLPPGYRVEWGGQFELQQQANARFAVVIPITLGIVLLILLLAFGRVKSAVLILLNIPLALTGGALALWLTGLPISVPATVGFIALFGIALGNGMVLVSFMDGFARQGRDRDELAIEAAGLRARPVLMTAITTALGLAPLLFATGVGAEVQRPLATVVMGGLVSSTILTLLVLPALHCWFAPNQERHASPIKPVHAE; encoded by the coding sequence ATGCAAAATCTGATGTATCGTCTGGCCGGCGGCCGACTACTCGCTGCAATCGCAGCGCTCGCTCTTACAATTGGCGGATTATTCGCGTTTCGAGCGCTGCCCGTTGACGCGTTTCCCGACCCCTCACCCTCGCTCGTACAGGTATTCACCGAAACCGAAGGACTCTCGCCGGAAGAAGTGGAACGCTACGTGACCTTTCCGGTCGAAACTGCGATGTCCGGGCTACCAAGCGTTAAGGAAGTGCGTTCTGTCTCCAATTTCGGCCTTTCCATCGTGAACGTCTATTTCAAAGATGGTACGGATGTGTACTTCGCACGCCAAGTCGTGGGCGAACGTCTGCCCGAAGCAAGTGATGGGATACCAGAAGGATTTGGTACGCCAAAAATGGGGCCGATTTCATCTGGACTCGGAATCATCATGTATTTTCGGCTAGTGGATGAGACCGGCGAGTATGATCTAACGCAACTTCGAGAAATTGCCGACTGGATGATCAAGTATCCGCTTCAATCGGTCGAGGGCGTAACGGAAGTGCTCGCACTCGGCGGATTTGAGAAACAATATCAAGTCCGCCTCAATCCCGATCTATTGATCGCCTATGATCTACAGGTTGCCGATGTCATTGGTGCGCTGGAAAGCGCCAACCGAACAACCGGTGCTCAATTCATCGAAGTTGGCGCTGAGCAATATACAGTGCGCGGGGTTGGTCTTGCTCGTTCGATCGCTGATCTTGCAGAAACGCCCGTGAAAACCGTAGACGGTCGAACTGTTCGGGTAAGCGAACTTGGTGCTGTCGAGGTCGGAGGAGCGGCGCGTCAAGGTCTAGCAACGGCAAACGGCGAAGGCGAAACAGTCGCCGGGCTAGTTCTCAAACTTTACGGCACAAACACATCCGATGTTATTGAACGGGCGCATGCACGCTTCGACGAGATCAACGCCGCGCTGCCCGATGGGGTGCGCGCAGTGCCATATTATGATCAAGGAACACTCGTTGAACGCGCTGCTTCCACGGTGACCACTGCACTTTGGCAAGGCGCGTTGCTGGTTGCGGTTGTTGTATTCATCTTCCTCGGCGGCTGGCGACCCAGTTTGGTCGTCGTATTGTCGATTCCGTTCTCAGTTGGCTTTGCTTTTATCGCGATGAGCGCGCTTGGAGTTAGTGCAAATCTTATGTCTCTCGGAGGAGTTGCTATCGCAATCGGGATGATGGTCGATGGGGCTATCGTGATTGCAGAGAATGTAGATCGCAGATTCCGAGAGCGCCGAGAAGGTGAATCCAACAGGGAATCTGTTGCAATCGCGACCACAGAAGTGATCTCGCCTTTGATAGCGGCCGTCGCCGTGGTGATTATTGTCTTTCTGCCGCTGTTTTCGCTGCAGGGCGTAGAGGGCAAAACATTCAGGCCGCTTGCCGCTGCTGCTGCCCTCGCCATGACTGGGTCGCTCTTTTACGCAGTGCTGGTAGCTCCGGCGATGGCGTTTGGATTCATCAAACCCCTCAATCGAGATATGGGCGATGACGGTGGCAAAATTGCTAGCTTTGTAAAACCACTCGCGGGCTATTTTGTGCGGACGCGCTTCGCTGCAATCGCGCTGGCGGTTGGATTGCTGGTCGTCGGAGGATTAGCCGGGTCTCGCCTTGGATCAGAATTCACGCCAGCGTTAGAAGAGGGCGATATTCTTTTGCGCGTCTCGATGGCGCCCTCGATATCACTGACCGAAGCACGCGAGACCTCTACAAGAGTAGAGCGGCGTTTGCTTCGTTCATTTCCAGAAATTGAATCGGTTGTGAGCCGCATCGGACGGGGAGAGGTAGGTGCTCATGCCGACCCGGTAAATAGTATCGAGGCATTTGTGGCGCTCAAGCCAAGATCCGAATGGAGGAAAGGCCTTTCGCCGGACGATCTGCGAGCGGAACTCTCTGAAAATCTTGGAGCATTCCCTGGTATACAGGTGAACATTGGGCAGCCTATTTCAATGTCCGTCGATGAATTGCTCACGGGTACAAAAGCGCAACTTGCGGTAAAAATATTCGGGCCTGATGCAAATGTTCTTCTGTCAGGTTCGCAAAGCTTGCAGTCGATTCTTCAAAGCGTATCAGGCGCGAGCGATGTGCAAGCCGACCAGATTACCGGAGCGCCACAGCTTATCGTGTCCGTGGACCGCGCCGCTCTAGGACGCTACGGGCTGACGGTCGAAGATGCGCTAGACACACTAAGTGCGGCAGTGGGGGGCGCGGAAGCTGGAGCGTTATTTGAAGGGGTTCGACAGTTTCCAGTTGTGGTCCGATTTGACGAGAACCGCCGCAACAGCCCCGAAGTGATCGGACGTTTGATTTTGAAGAGCGATAGTGGGGCGCAGGTGCCATTGTCTAGTGTGGCGGAGATCCGAGAAGTGATTGGTCCTCGTCAGATTACGCGAGAGAATGGTGAGCGATTTATCACTGTTCAACTAAATGTCCGGGGCCGTGATATTGGATCTTTCGTGTCTGATGCGCAAAGAGCGACAGATGCAAGTCTCGATTTGCCGCCAGGCTACCGTGTGGAGTGGGGCGGTCAATTTGAGTTACAGCAACAGGCAAACGCGCGCTTCGCCGTCGTTATTCCGATAACGCTGGGCATTGTTTTGCTAATCCTCCTTCTGGCGTTCGGTAGGGTGAAGTCTGCGGTTTTGATATTGCTGAACATTCCACTGGCTTTGACGGGTGGTGCGCTGGCGCTATGGCTCACGGGCTTACCAATTTCAGTACCTGCCACTGTGGGGTTCATCGCGTTGTTTGGTATCGCGCTTGGAAATGGAATGGTGCTTGTCAGTTTCATGGATGGTTTTGCTCGCCAAGGTCGTGATCGGGACGAGCTTGCCATTGAGGCTGCGGGATTGAGGGCTCGACCGGTATTGATGACAGCCATCACGACAGCCCTCGGTTTGGCTCCCTTATTGTTCGCTACAGGAGTGGGTGCCGAAGTGCAGCGTCCGCTTGCGACCGTAGTGATGGGAGGACTCGTATCTTCGACGATACTCACCTTGCTTGTGCTTCCAGCTTTGCATTGCTGGTTTGCTCCGAACCAAGAACGCCATGCGTCTCCGATCAAACCTGTTCACGCAGAATAG
- a CDS encoding metallophosphoesterase, giving the protein MPLRIIHSSDWQIGKVYRFVDDGTMGLLQEARLAAITRLGELAVEHGADHVLVAGDVYDMEALSPRSLNQPLERMRKFEKVTWHLMPGNHDPHRPHGLWDQLLRRGVPDNVILHLTSEPKIFESDGFAVLPAPLQYRRTLQDPTAYMGDAETPDGIIRIGLAHGTVTAFGSDDKDVPNYINPERPNSAGLAYLALGDWHGQKKISDRVWYSGTHETDAFDVEGGGQALLVEIESADAAPVVTQVKTGHYQWMTFREQINSREEVDALVTTLRGSGDDLNRILVRLFVEGAVSLQDRQYFEEQIVDQVSAAFCYLRVDDTRLFQSPSEEDLDQIDRGGFVRTAADVLKQKAEDMSDPEHEIAALALQRLYVEHMKLKTRSQ; this is encoded by the coding sequence ATGCCTCTTAGGATCATACATTCATCAGATTGGCAGATCGGCAAGGTGTATCGCTTTGTCGATGACGGCACGATGGGGCTGCTTCAGGAGGCGCGTCTTGCTGCGATCACCCGGCTGGGGGAACTCGCCGTTGAACACGGTGCCGATCATGTTCTGGTTGCCGGTGATGTCTACGACATGGAGGCCTTGTCGCCGCGCTCGCTTAATCAGCCGCTGGAACGTATGCGGAAGTTTGAGAAGGTGACGTGGCATCTCATGCCCGGAAACCACGACCCGCATCGGCCGCACGGCCTCTGGGATCAGCTCTTGCGACGAGGCGTGCCGGACAATGTGATCCTCCACCTCACGTCTGAGCCGAAGATATTCGAAAGCGACGGCTTCGCAGTGCTTCCGGCACCGCTACAGTATCGACGCACGCTTCAGGACCCCACGGCGTATATGGGCGATGCAGAGACTCCGGACGGGATTATCCGGATAGGTCTCGCGCATGGCACCGTCACGGCCTTCGGTTCCGATGACAAGGACGTTCCGAACTACATAAATCCGGAAAGGCCGAATTCGGCGGGGCTCGCCTATCTGGCTCTGGGCGATTGGCACGGACAGAAGAAGATCAGTGACAGGGTTTGGTACAGCGGCACCCACGAAACCGATGCCTTTGATGTCGAAGGCGGCGGTCAGGCGCTTCTGGTCGAAATCGAGAGTGCTGATGCTGCGCCAGTCGTTACACAGGTCAAAACCGGCCATTACCAGTGGATGACGTTTCGCGAGCAGATCAACAGTCGTGAAGAAGTTGATGCTCTCGTTACGACCCTGCGCGGCAGTGGAGACGACCTGAACCGGATACTGGTGCGCCTTTTTGTCGAGGGTGCGGTCTCACTTCAGGATCGCCAATATTTTGAGGAACAGATCGTAGATCAGGTTTCGGCGGCCTTCTGTTATCTGCGGGTTGACGATACGCGCCTCTTCCAGAGTCCCAGCGAAGAGGACCTTGATCAGATCGACCGGGGCGGCTTCGTGCGAACCGCCGCCGATGTCCTGAAGCAGAAGGCCGAGGACATGAGCGATCCCGAACACGAAATCGCGGCGCTGGCGCTCCAGCGGCTATATGTCGAGCACATGAAATTGAAGACGAGGAGCCAATGA
- a CDS encoding AAA family ATPase, whose amino-acid sequence MPFEELLDWAFKENRPTWQRDALRRLAEHGELTEDDLSVLQKHIEVSQKLSEDELPELETLAKDHLSEASSNAPKTVLASLGPVKHVDRLESDQSPIRFAVNGITLIYGPNGSGKSGYCRIIKQMCRSLEPDKLRGNVYDDAPASPAEVGIGFRVGGDEQKKKEIVWRGDKQPPSELARISVFDTASARVYVDKERKIEFLPYELDLLNKLGLAARGLDGEFKTREDALNNEIRVPLPTGFNDGTAVSGVLAKLIPETVLSDLPYKEHIEKHAVWTDEAQAELDRLIKESKNDPTAMARLRREAKQALGTVRGNISECESKIGDTAIESLSEKQKDAVRKREAAEGAASDLFKGQPIPDIGSETWGQMLRYAREFALEVFPESDPPPISTAGRCVLCQQELNDDASARLKAFEEYLEDRAAVDAATAKTAFEQAAALVSNYSIKSKAEVGTLIAGFSALNDERKAFAEKIGEYFEKANARLTILKKALEEQDYTKLDKLEPLPDSPVDSISADEKKLDEESEEFDRLAADDKEAKKRALQIAELNDCKKLCQDIAVVLDRRAKLEERLKIGACRALCQLTPITRQITARRRKLLTPSLKDALRDELSALNLTHIPVDLNDRGDLGNSIVEVALSAQQRVANNSEVLSEGEQRGLALACFLAELEEIGRDHGIVVDDPVSSLDHSRMQSVASRLAEEAAKGRQVVVFTHNILFHHMLNAEARRLRVACHEEWMSSIGENHFGIIDDAQKPRQMKNVSERLKEIESDNKRLNESGYDHTDENLRKPVVGLYTQMRDTWERIVEEILLNRVVQRFRPEIMTQRLEEACIDPPNDYPLIFEGMKRCSHYSGHDPAEDLPPELPTTDQIVQDIEALKELAKIATERRSKLRKGRKYEKGVEAILL is encoded by the coding sequence TTGCCATTCGAAGAATTGCTAGATTGGGCGTTCAAGGAAAATCGGCCGACTTGGCAGAGAGACGCTTTGCGTCGCCTTGCGGAACACGGAGAGCTTACCGAAGATGACCTTTCGGTATTGCAAAAGCATATCGAAGTGTCCCAGAAGCTTTCCGAGGACGAGCTTCCCGAGCTGGAGACCTTAGCCAAAGATCACCTCTCTGAGGCATCCAGTAACGCTCCCAAAACAGTTCTGGCTTCTCTTGGACCTGTGAAGCATGTGGATCGGCTTGAATCAGACCAATCGCCAATCCGCTTCGCAGTGAACGGGATTACACTGATCTACGGTCCCAATGGATCGGGCAAAAGCGGGTATTGCCGCATCATAAAGCAAATGTGCCGCTCCCTGGAACCAGACAAGTTGCGGGGCAATGTCTACGACGATGCTCCCGCGTCGCCGGCGGAGGTGGGGATTGGCTTTCGTGTCGGCGGCGACGAGCAAAAGAAGAAGGAGATAGTTTGGCGCGGTGATAAACAACCGCCATCGGAACTCGCCCGGATTTCCGTGTTCGACACGGCTTCCGCGAGAGTTTACGTCGATAAAGAACGCAAGATCGAGTTTCTACCCTACGAGTTGGACCTTTTGAACAAGCTTGGCCTTGCGGCGCGCGGCTTGGATGGCGAATTTAAAACAAGGGAAGATGCGCTTAATAATGAAATTCGGGTCCCGCTGCCTACCGGTTTTAACGATGGTACGGCAGTATCAGGCGTTCTGGCAAAACTGATTCCCGAAACAGTGCTTTCAGATTTGCCGTACAAAGAACACATCGAGAAGCACGCCGTTTGGACGGATGAGGCGCAGGCTGAGCTGGATCGCCTGATCAAAGAATCTAAGAACGATCCTACTGCCATGGCGCGTTTGCGCCGTGAAGCCAAGCAGGCATTGGGAACAGTGCGGGGCAATATCTCAGAGTGCGAGAGCAAGATTGGAGATACGGCGATTGAATCCCTATCGGAAAAGCAGAAAGATGCCGTGCGCAAACGCGAGGCGGCAGAGGGAGCAGCCAGCGATCTGTTTAAAGGACAGCCGATACCCGATATTGGCTCAGAGACATGGGGCCAGATGCTGAGATATGCACGGGAATTTGCACTGGAAGTTTTTCCCGAAAGCGATCCTCCGCCGATTTCGACCGCCGGTCGATGCGTCCTGTGTCAGCAGGAATTGAACGATGATGCGTCCGCTCGATTGAAAGCTTTCGAGGAGTACCTGGAGGATCGAGCCGCTGTGGATGCGGCCACAGCCAAAACAGCTTTCGAACAGGCGGCAGCCCTAGTTTCAAATTACAGCATCAAGTCCAAGGCAGAAGTTGGCACGCTGATCGCGGGCTTTAGCGCGTTAAACGACGAGAGGAAGGCATTCGCAGAGAAGATTGGCGAGTATTTCGAAAAGGCTAACGCTCGCCTGACGATTCTCAAGAAGGCGCTGGAGGAACAGGACTACACGAAGCTTGATAAACTTGAGCCCCTCCCGGACTCACCCGTCGATTCGATTTCCGCCGACGAAAAGAAACTAGATGAGGAAAGCGAAGAATTCGACCGGCTTGCCGCTGACGATAAGGAAGCAAAAAAGAGGGCTCTGCAAATTGCTGAATTGAACGATTGCAAAAAGCTCTGCCAGGATATTGCTGTAGTCCTCGATCGACGGGCCAAACTTGAAGAAAGGCTCAAAATAGGCGCTTGCAGGGCCCTTTGCCAGCTAACCCCCATCACCCGTCAAATTACGGCTCGTCGCCGAAAACTGCTCACGCCGTCTCTTAAGGACGCGCTCAGGGATGAATTGTCCGCATTGAATCTTACGCATATTCCGGTTGACCTCAATGATCGCGGCGATTTGGGGAATAGTATTGTCGAAGTGGCTTTGTCGGCCCAACAGCGAGTCGCTAATAACAGCGAAGTGTTGAGCGAAGGGGAACAGCGTGGGTTGGCGCTCGCCTGTTTCTTGGCGGAGCTCGAAGAGATCGGGCGAGATCATGGAATCGTCGTGGACGATCCGGTCTCATCGCTAGACCACTCACGCATGCAATCTGTCGCGAGTCGGTTAGCTGAAGAAGCAGCCAAGGGCCGTCAGGTGGTCGTGTTTACACACAATATTCTATTTCATCACATGCTTAATGCGGAAGCGCGGCGGCTTCGCGTCGCCTGTCACGAAGAATGGATGAGTAGTATTGGTGAAAACCACTTCGGTATTATCGACGATGCACAAAAGCCGAGGCAGATGAAAAATGTGTCCGAACGGCTCAAAGAAATAGAAAGTGATAATAAGCGCCTCAATGAGTCAGGATATGACCACACTGATGAAAATCTTAGGAAGCCAGTCGTCGGCCTATACACCCAGATGCGTGATACATGGGAGAGAATTGTAGAGGAAATACTTTTAAACCGTGTTGTTCAGAGATTCAGGCCGGAAATAATGACGCAACGTCTTGAAGAAGCATGTATTGATCCGCCGAATGACTATCCGCTGATATTCGAGGGAATGAAGAGATGTTCCCATTATTCTGGACATGATCCCGCAGAGGACTTGCCGCCAGAACTCCCAACAACAGACCAGATCGTGCAGGACATAGAAGCCCTCAAGGAACTCGCCAAGATTGCTACTGAACGCAGAAGCAAGCTTCGAAAAGGGCGTAAGTACGAAAAAGGCGTGGAAGCAATCCTACTTTGA